Proteins encoded by one window of Gammaproteobacteria bacterium:
- a CDS encoding nitrite reductase (NAD(P)H) small subunit, translating into MAEAHKIAKLSELVEDKHLAAKVGEHPVALFLVEGEVYATAGKCPHAGGQLHRGTVCDGKLSCPWHGWSYDLRTGECEESDDISLACYPVRVEDDDVYVIL; encoded by the coding sequence ATGGCTGAAGCGCACAAAATCGCGAAGCTCTCCGAACTCGTGGAGGACAAGCATCTGGCCGCGAAGGTCGGCGAGCACCCGGTGGCGCTGTTCCTGGTCGAGGGCGAGGTCTACGCGACGGCGGGCAAGTGTCCCCATGCCGGTGGTCAGCTACACCGCGGCACGGTCTGCGACGGGAAGTTGAGCTGTCCCTGGCATGGCTGGTCCTACGATCTCAGGACCGGCGAATGCGAAGAGTCGGATGATATTTCCCTGGCGTGCTATCCGGTGCGCGTCGAGGACGACGATGTCTATGTCATCCTCTGA
- a CDS encoding indolepyruvate ferredoxin oxidoreductase family protein, producing the protein MNAPIPAPNPGSLREVELDDKYTAESGTVMISGTQALVRLPLLQREFDRRAGLNTAGYISGYRGSPIGGYDQELWRAKKHLDAQAIHFQPGLNEDLAATAIWGAQTLQHIPDTTVDGVFGIWYGKGPGVDRSCDAFRHGNFAGVHPNGGVLVVAGDDHIGKSSTVAHQSELALIHCGMPVFACSTAEDVLDLGLLGFALSRYCGTWVGFTTTNEVLEQTMTVSLDALDREIVRPDQGELPPEGLHNRPTHVDRERSIVVHTRYRWPLIEKFIDANPVNRVLIDAPARRLGIVSAGKAVQDAVQALKMLGLDEQRAAALGVSLYKLGCVFPVSTRGLSDFARDQAELLFVEEKEPVTERQAKEILYGQPQAPRIVGKRDEDGQPLLPTDVQLKPIELALVIAGRLEKLGVVLPAEVRERVDQLSRQLALTAGITPSDVVRSPYFCSGCPHNSSMPKPDGSYVGGGIGCHSMAMYSDERVLANTQMGGEGAHWYSLAKFTRMPHLFQNMGDGTYYHSGILAIRGAVAAGVNITFRILYNDAVAMTGGQPLDGPISVGAISHQVLSEGATRCIVVSDRPELYNAESKLAPGVRVEHRSEYDRVQRELREIEGVTVVIYEQTCAAEKRRRRKRGQFPDPAKRLFINPEVCEGCGDCSAKSNCVSLWPRESELGRKRQIDQSACNKDYSCQNGFCPSFLTIEGGGLRKPDKVAMDGDFSLPEAPVAAIGEASYNLMVSGIGGTGVVTVGALITMAAHLEGKACSVFDMTGLSQKNGAVFSHLRVAHSSDKLGAQRVGVGEADVALAFDAVGALSKEPAITLDPKRTRAVVNTRVTPTPAFARNPDLKIHPGLLINRFRNAVGEDHLYTVDATNLALALLGDTIGANLFLLGYASQLGLLPVSPAAIERAIEINGVAVEFNQEAFRLGRLQAADPERIAKAVANSRPLAEFTPLQNLDEIVSHRIKLLTDYQNAAYSQRYKRLVDEVCAAEKRVAPDRDALSKAVARNFAKLMAYKDEYEVARLHCLPSVKAELKASFEGDVKIKYNLAPPLFAKRDPTTGQLVKREFGSWMGTAFALLKHFRFLRGSAFDLFGYSAERRMERQLIDEYEQLMRELLPTLSPDNVDTAVELASIPAMIRGYGHIKEANVEKAKPVRARLVEQYRNPAPKTEPGGAARIYKAG; encoded by the coding sequence ATGAACGCCCCGATACCTGCCCCGAATCCCGGTTCCCTGCGCGAGGTCGAACTCGACGACAAATACACCGCCGAATCCGGTACCGTGATGATCTCCGGCACCCAGGCGCTGGTGCGGCTGCCCCTGCTGCAACGCGAATTCGACCGCCGTGCCGGTCTCAATACGGCCGGTTATATCTCCGGCTATCGCGGCTCGCCGATCGGCGGCTACGACCAGGAGCTGTGGCGCGCGAAGAAGCATCTCGACGCGCAGGCGATCCACTTCCAGCCCGGCCTCAACGAAGACCTTGCCGCCACCGCGATCTGGGGCGCGCAGACCCTGCAGCATATTCCCGACACCACCGTGGATGGCGTGTTCGGCATCTGGTACGGCAAGGGGCCGGGTGTCGATCGTTCCTGTGACGCCTTTCGCCACGGCAACTTCGCCGGCGTGCATCCCAATGGCGGCGTGCTGGTGGTGGCGGGCGACGACCACATCGGCAAGTCGTCGACGGTTGCGCACCAAAGCGAACTGGCGCTGATCCACTGCGGCATGCCGGTATTCGCCTGCTCCACCGCCGAAGATGTGCTCGATCTCGGTCTACTCGGCTTCGCGCTGTCGCGTTACTGCGGCACCTGGGTGGGCTTCACCACCACTAACGAAGTACTCGAACAGACCATGACGGTGAGCCTGGACGCGCTCGATCGCGAGATCGTGCGTCCCGATCAAGGCGAACTGCCGCCCGAGGGCCTGCACAACCGCCCGACCCACGTCGACCGCGAACGCTCCATCGTCGTGCACACGCGCTATCGCTGGCCGCTGATCGAAAAGTTCATCGACGCCAATCCGGTCAACCGCGTTTTGATCGACGCGCCGGCGCGCCGCCTGGGCATCGTCAGTGCCGGCAAGGCGGTGCAGGATGCGGTGCAGGCGCTGAAGATGCTGGGTCTCGACGAACAGCGGGCCGCCGCTTTGGGTGTTTCGCTGTACAAGCTCGGCTGCGTCTTTCCGGTGTCGACGCGCGGGCTCAGCGATTTCGCCAGGGACCAGGCCGAGCTGCTGTTCGTCGAGGAAAAGGAGCCGGTGACCGAACGCCAGGCCAAGGAAATCCTCTACGGCCAGCCGCAGGCGCCGCGCATCGTCGGCAAACGCGACGAGGACGGCCAGCCGCTGCTGCCGACCGACGTCCAGCTCAAGCCGATCGAGCTGGCGCTGGTGATCGCCGGCCGTCTCGAAAAGCTCGGCGTGGTGCTGCCGGCCGAGGTTCGCGAACGCGTCGACCAGCTCAGCCGGCAATTGGCGCTGACCGCCGGCATCACCCCCAGCGACGTCGTGCGTTCCCCCTATTTCTGCTCCGGCTGCCCCCACAATTCCAGCATGCCCAAGCCGGACGGCAGCTATGTCGGCGGCGGCATCGGCTGTCACTCCATGGCCATGTACAGCGACGAGCGTGTGCTCGCCAATACCCAGATGGGGGGCGAGGGCGCGCATTGGTACAGCCTCGCCAAGTTCACCCGAATGCCGCATCTGTTCCAGAACATGGGCGATGGCACCTACTACCATTCCGGGATTCTCGCGATTCGCGGCGCGGTCGCCGCCGGGGTCAACATCACCTTCCGCATTCTCTACAACGATGCGGTGGCGATGACCGGCGGCCAGCCATTGGATGGACCGATTTCGGTCGGCGCGATCAGTCATCAGGTGCTCAGCGAAGGCGCCACGCGCTGCATCGTCGTCAGCGATCGGCCCGAGCTCTACAACGCCGAAAGCAAGCTCGCGCCGGGCGTGCGTGTGGAACACCGCAGCGAATACGACCGCGTGCAGCGCGAGCTGCGCGAGATCGAAGGCGTGACAGTGGTGATCTACGAGCAGACCTGCGCGGCCGAGAAGCGCCGGCGCCGCAAGCGTGGCCAGTTCCCCGATCCGGCCAAGCGCTTGTTCATCAATCCCGAAGTCTGCGAGGGCTGCGGTGACTGCTCCGCGAAGTCCAACTGCGTCAGCCTGTGGCCGCGCGAGTCCGAGCTGGGACGCAAGCGCCAGATCGACCAGTCCGCCTGCAACAAGGACTACAGCTGCCAGAATGGCTTTTGTCCGAGTTTCCTCACGATTGAGGGCGGCGGCCTGCGCAAGCCCGACAAGGTGGCAATGGACGGCGACTTCTCGCTACCCGAAGCGCCGGTCGCCGCGATCGGTGAGGCCAGCTACAACCTGATGGTGTCCGGGATCGGCGGTACCGGTGTGGTCACCGTCGGCGCGCTGATCACTATGGCTGCGCACCTGGAGGGCAAAGCCTGTTCGGTGTTCGACATGACCGGCTTGTCACAGAAGAACGGCGCCGTGTTCAGCCATCTGCGCGTCGCGCACAGCAGCGACAAGCTCGGGGCGCAGCGCGTCGGCGTGGGCGAAGCCGATGTGGCGCTGGCCTTCGACGCGGTCGGCGCGCTGTCCAAGGAGCCGGCGATCACGCTTGATCCGAAACGCACCCGCGCTGTGGTCAACACCCGCGTCACGCCGACGCCCGCCTTTGCGCGCAACCCGGACCTCAAGATTCATCCCGGACTCCTGATAAATCGCTTCCGCAATGCCGTGGGCGAGGACCATCTGTATACGGTGGACGCCACCAATCTGGCGCTGGCGCTGCTCGGAGACACCATTGGCGCCAATCTGTTCCTGCTCGGCTATGCCTCGCAGCTCGGGCTGTTGCCGGTATCGCCGGCCGCGATCGAGCGCGCCATCGAAATCAACGGTGTGGCGGTCGAATTCAATCAGGAAGCCTTCAGACTCGGCCGCCTGCAGGCGGCGGACCCGGAACGCATCGCCAAGGCCGTGGCCAACAGCCGGCCGCTTGCTGAATTCACGCCGCTGCAGAATCTGGACGAGATCGTGTCGCATCGAATCAAGTTGCTCACGGACTATCAGAACGCCGCCTACAGCCAGCGCTACAAGCGCCTGGTCGATGAGGTGTGTGCCGCCGAGAAGCGTGTTGCGCCCGATCGCGATGCGCTGAGCAAGGCCGTGGCGCGCAACTTCGCCAAGCTCATGGCCTACAAGGATGAATATGAGGTGGCGCGTCTCCACTGCCTGCCGAGCGTCAAGGCCGAACTCAAGGCGAGTTTCGAAGGTGATGTGAAGATCAAGTACAACCTGGCGCCGCCGCTGTTCGCCAAGCGTGATCCGACCACGGGTCAGCTCGTCAAGCGCGAGTTCGGCTCATGGATGGGCACGGCGTTCGCGCTGCTCAAGCACTTCAGGTTCTTGCGCGGCAGCGCCTTCGATCTGTTCGGCTACAGTGCCGAACGGCGGATGGAGCGCCAATTGATCGATGAATACGAGCAGCTGATGCGCGAACTGCTGCCGACGCTGTCGCCGGACAACGTCGACACCGCGGTGGAACTGGCGTCGATCCCCGCAATGATTCGCGGTTACGGGCATATCAAGGAAGCGAACGTGGAAAAGGCAAAACCGGTACGCGCCAGGCTCGTCGAGCAGTATCGCAATCCCGCGCCGAAGACCGAGCCCGGCGGTGCGGCGCGGATCTACAAGGCGGGCTGA
- a CDS encoding aldehyde dehydrogenase family protein, giving the protein MFGMLVGGKLLQGTSTEAVINPSDESVVAQAPVADAAIVDAAVDAAQQAFSSWRHSSQATRGEVLLAIARVIEDNSAELSELLVREQGRPMPLAQFEMGLATQFLNWYAQQSLEPELLSDDAQRRVEVHHVPLGVVAGIVPWNAPIHLAINKIAPALAAGNTIVIKPAPTTPLTTLRLGELIASVVPPGVVNIISGGGNIGAQLTTHPKVAKLSFTGSTATGKAIMAAAADSLKRITLELGGNDAAIVLKDADVAAIAPALFGMAFFNSGQVCAVIKRLYVHADLYEAVCEQMAAMAEGAVLGDGFDPNSQFGPVQNKAQFDKVLGYIEGARRDGRIIAGGGEPRRPGYFVPLTVVRDIEDGSALVDEEPFGPVLPIVRFADVDEVIARVNRSAYGLGASVWSRDLAAAGRVASEIDAGSVWINQHCALDPAVPFPAMKNSGIGVESGREGLLEYTALKVVNINKA; this is encoded by the coding sequence ATGTTCGGAATGCTGGTAGGCGGCAAGTTGTTGCAAGGAACCTCGACCGAGGCGGTGATCAATCCCAGCGACGAATCGGTGGTGGCGCAGGCCCCCGTGGCCGACGCAGCGATCGTCGATGCGGCCGTGGATGCGGCGCAGCAGGCCTTTTCGAGCTGGCGCCATTCGTCGCAGGCGACGCGGGGCGAGGTGCTGCTCGCGATCGCTCGCGTCATCGAGGACAACAGCGCGGAGCTGTCGGAACTGCTGGTTCGCGAACAAGGGCGGCCGATGCCGTTGGCGCAGTTCGAGATGGGCCTGGCCACGCAGTTTCTGAACTGGTACGCCCAGCAATCGCTGGAGCCGGAGCTGCTGTCGGATGACGCGCAGCGGCGGGTCGAGGTTCATCATGTACCGCTGGGCGTGGTCGCTGGCATCGTGCCCTGGAACGCACCGATCCATTTGGCGATCAACAAGATCGCGCCGGCGCTGGCGGCCGGCAATACCATCGTGATCAAGCCCGCGCCCACCACGCCGCTGACGACCTTGCGGCTTGGCGAACTGATCGCCTCGGTGGTGCCTCCGGGTGTGGTCAACATCATCAGCGGCGGCGGAAACATCGGTGCGCAACTCACCACCCATCCCAAGGTCGCGAAGCTGTCGTTTACCGGTTCGACAGCAACGGGCAAGGCGATCATGGCGGCCGCAGCGGATTCGCTCAAACGCATCACGCTGGAGCTGGGCGGCAATGACGCCGCGATCGTGCTGAAGGACGCGGACGTGGCGGCAATCGCCCCGGCGTTGTTCGGCATGGCATTTTTCAACAGTGGGCAGGTCTGCGCGGTCATCAAACGACTCTATGTGCATGCCGATCTATACGAGGCCGTCTGCGAGCAGATGGCAGCCATGGCCGAAGGCGCCGTGCTCGGCGACGGTTTCGACCCCAATAGTCAGTTCGGGCCGGTACAGAACAAGGCCCAGTTCGACAAGGTGCTTGGCTATATCGAAGGCGCGCGCCGCGACGGACGCATCATCGCTGGTGGCGGTGAGCCCCGGAGGCCGGGCTACTTCGTACCGCTCACGGTGGTCCGCGATATCGAGGATGGCAGCGCCCTGGTCGACGAGGAGCCGTTCGGGCCGGTGCTGCCGATCGTGCGCTTTGCGGATGTCGACGAGGTCATTGCCCGCGTCAACCGTTCCGCCTACGGTTTGGGTGCGTCCGTATGGTCGCGCGACCTGGCTGCGGCCGGTCGCGTTGCCAGTGAGATCGACGCCGGTTCGGTGTGGATCAACCAACACTGCGCACTGGATCCGGCGGTGCCGTTCCCGGCCATGAAAAATTCCGGGATCGGTGTCGAGTCCGGCCGCGAAGGCTTGCTGGAATATACGGCGCTCAAGGTCGTCAACATCAACAAGGCTTGA
- a CDS encoding ester cyclase, with translation MTLEWCQYWIGLFAKEPDELIGLYSPEFLFEDINMGVRIENDLPAMKTFQAGFIVESPELSYNKFDVFDYVGDRRLGSFQWTWETKHAGDFLGVPAAGKVTRTKGVTVMGWDENGKIVLERSIWDAWAVLQQLDAIKLGAAA, from the coding sequence ATGACGCTCGAATGGTGTCAGTACTGGATCGGCTTGTTCGCGAAAGAACCGGACGAATTGATCGGCCTGTACTCGCCGGAGTTCCTGTTCGAGGACATCAACATGGGCGTGCGGATCGAAAATGATCTGCCGGCGATGAAGACGTTCCAGGCTGGATTCATCGTCGAAAGCCCTGAGCTGAGTTACAACAAGTTCGACGTCTTCGACTATGTGGGCGATCGCCGTCTCGGCTCCTTCCAGTGGACCTGGGAAACCAAGCACGCCGGTGATTTTCTCGGCGTGCCCGCCGCTGGCAAGGTCACCAGGACCAAGGGCGTCACCGTGATGGGCTGGGACGAGAACGGCAAAATCGTCCTCGAACGCAGCATCTGGGACGCCTGGGCGGTCCTGCAGCAGCTCGACGCGATCAAGCTGGGGGCAGCGGCATGA
- a CDS encoding SDR family oxidoreductase, with product MFELNGKTAIVTGGGSGIGAATARRLRQAGAEVLIADIVDVGEQAAEWGCRFRRTDVSSADDVAALCDAALAIDGRLDIMVNNAGISTARALAQSEPDRSRRFWEVNAMGVQSGIREAAARMKPGSAIVNLSSITAVRGFAQWGEYAATKGAIISLTQTAAVEYGPAGIRVNCVCPGIIDTPMAMAEAPEMVARNAAVFSLLGRIGRPEELAAAIHFLVSDDAGYITGQTLLVDGGWSTGTSLKAIELALSS from the coding sequence ATGTTCGAACTCAATGGCAAGACCGCGATCGTCACCGGCGGCGGCTCCGGCATCGGCGCGGCCACCGCCCGGCGCCTGCGTCAGGCTGGCGCCGAAGTCCTGATCGCGGATATCGTCGACGTTGGCGAACAGGCCGCCGAATGGGGCTGCCGCTTCCGCAGAACCGACGTCAGCTCGGCGGACGACGTCGCCGCGCTGTGCGATGCGGCGCTCGCCATCGATGGCCGGCTGGACATCATGGTCAACAATGCCGGCATCTCGACAGCGCGGGCCTTGGCGCAGTCCGAACCGGACCGCTCGCGACGCTTCTGGGAGGTCAATGCCATGGGCGTACAGTCCGGCATCCGCGAGGCGGCGGCGCGCATGAAACCCGGGAGTGCCATCGTCAACCTGTCCTCGATCACCGCGGTGCGCGGTTTCGCCCAGTGGGGCGAATATGCCGCCACCAAGGGCGCGATCATCTCGCTGACGCAGACCGCCGCGGTCGAATACGGCCCAGCCGGCATCCGCGTGAACTGCGTCTGCCCCGGCATCATCGACACGCCGATGGCGATGGCCGAGGCGCCGGAGATGGTGGCCAGGAATGCCGCCGTGTTCTCGCTGCTGGGCCGCATCGGCCGCCCCGAGGAACTGGCGGCGGCGATCCATTTCCTGGTCAGCGACGACGCCGGCTACATCACCGGCCAGACGCTGCTGGTCGATGGCGGCTGGAGCACCGGCACCTCGCTCAAGGCGATCGAACTGGCGCTGTCGAGCTGA
- a CDS encoding FAD-binding oxidoreductase, whose product MNEAMLQALREIVGDDGLLIGEAVRERYAGYFMSSIEASALVRPSNTEQVSRVLALCNAQRQPVVVQGGMSGWVRATETRPGDLALSLERLDRIEQVDPVNRTATVQAGVVLQTLQEHLEPFQLSFPLDLGGRGSCHIGGNAATNAGGMRVIRYGMMREQVLGVEAVLADGTVVSSLNRMIKNNTGYDLKQLFIGSEGTLGVITRLVLRLREQPRSNNTALVAAQSFEQLVELLRHCDAALGGLLSAFELVDNRFYNVNTGPSRHVAPLPQTYPFYAIIEALGSDQERDTELFESVLGEAGEKGLYADAVVATSERQRADIWAVREDLQHIVRDFQPFYAFDVSLPVGEMSDYMVRVRTLLQQKWQDGAIAFLGHVGDGNLHIAIGAGGPQDREAVESCVYEPLMPFSGSVSAEHGIGLEKRAYLGISRSPVEIELMLRLKQLMDPVGILNPGKIFGSREAPSRRAA is encoded by the coding sequence ATGAATGAGGCAATGCTGCAGGCGCTGCGCGAGATTGTCGGCGACGATGGATTGCTCATCGGCGAGGCCGTGCGCGAACGCTATGCCGGCTACTTCATGTCCTCGATCGAGGCGTCCGCCCTGGTGCGGCCGTCCAATACCGAACAGGTGTCGCGGGTGCTGGCGCTTTGCAACGCGCAACGACAGCCCGTGGTCGTGCAGGGCGGCATGTCCGGCTGGGTTCGCGCCACCGAAACGCGTCCCGGCGATCTCGCGCTGTCGCTGGAGCGGCTCGACCGGATTGAACAGGTCGATCCGGTCAATCGCACCGCGACCGTGCAGGCCGGTGTGGTGCTGCAAACCCTGCAGGAACATCTGGAGCCGTTTCAGCTGAGTTTTCCCTTGGATCTGGGCGGGCGGGGTTCCTGTCATATCGGCGGCAACGCCGCGACTAACGCGGGCGGCATGCGCGTGATTCGCTACGGCATGATGCGCGAGCAGGTGCTGGGCGTGGAAGCGGTATTGGCGGATGGGACCGTGGTGTCGTCGCTCAACCGCATGATCAAGAACAACACCGGTTATGATCTCAAACAGCTGTTCATCGGCAGCGAGGGCACGCTCGGTGTGATCACGCGCCTGGTGCTGCGTCTGCGCGAACAGCCGCGAAGCAACAACACTGCCCTGGTGGCGGCGCAGAGCTTCGAGCAGCTCGTGGAGCTGTTGCGGCACTGCGATGCCGCGCTGGGCGGCCTGTTGAGCGCCTTCGAACTGGTCGACAACCGTTTCTACAACGTCAATACCGGGCCGTCGCGCCACGTCGCGCCCTTGCCGCAGACCTATCCGTTCTACGCGATCATCGAAGCGCTCGGTTCCGATCAGGAACGCGACACCGAGCTGTTCGAAAGCGTGCTGGGCGAGGCCGGTGAAAAGGGCTTGTATGCGGATGCGGTGGTCGCCACCTCCGAGCGTCAGCGCGCGGACATCTGGGCGGTGCGCGAGGATCTGCAGCACATCGTGCGCGACTTCCAGCCGTTCTACGCCTTCGATGTGAGCCTGCCGGTAGGCGAGATGTCGGACTACATGGTCCGCGTGCGCACGCTGCTGCAGCAGAAATGGCAGGACGGGGCGATCGCGTTCCTCGGTCATGTCGGCGACGGCAATCTGCATATCGCGATCGGCGCCGGCGGCCCGCAGGACCGGGAAGCGGTGGAGTCCTGCGTCTACGAACCGCTGATGCCTTTTTCCGGATCGGTTTCGGCCGAGCACGGCATTGGCCTGGAAAAGCGCGCCTATCTCGGTATCAGCCGCAGTCCGGTCGAAATCGAGCTGATGCTGCGGCTCAAGCAGTTGATGGACCCGGTCGGCATTCTCAACCCTGGCAAGATCTTCGGGTCGCGCGAGGCGCCGTCCCGCAGGGCGGCCTGA
- a CDS encoding glutathione S-transferase family protein, with translation MSSGPQAGAASLVLHGYAVSNYFNTVRAALIEKGVPFTIERVRASRDEAFLARSPMGKIPFLQTPAGCFSETVPMLEYLEERGDGPPLYPADPLRRARARQLMNIVQLYLDLPMRRLYPGTVMGSEHLPGAVDAVAVQLEITLDALRRLFEFGPFLVGDRLSHADLMTLYCVDVGDRVTRQVYGWSLIERIAGLADWGRMMNARASTRIVAAEFLETFVPYLEAKRAAYRLDAGGGLFAPPVAV, from the coding sequence ATGTCGAGCGGACCGCAAGCCGGTGCCGCCAGCCTGGTTCTCCACGGCTATGCGGTCAGCAACTACTTCAATACGGTGCGTGCCGCGCTGATCGAGAAGGGGGTACCGTTTACCATCGAACGCGTTCGCGCCAGTCGCGACGAGGCTTTCCTGGCGCGCAGTCCGATGGGCAAGATCCCATTCCTGCAGACGCCGGCCGGCTGTTTCAGCGAAACCGTGCCGATGCTCGAATACCTGGAGGAACGCGGCGACGGGCCGCCACTGTATCCGGCCGACCCATTGCGGCGCGCCCGTGCGCGGCAGCTCATGAATATCGTGCAGCTGTATCTCGACCTGCCGATGCGGCGCCTGTATCCGGGCACCGTGATGGGCAGCGAACACCTGCCCGGTGCGGTCGATGCGGTGGCGGTCCAGCTCGAAATCACCCTCGATGCCTTGCGCCGCCTGTTCGAGTTCGGCCCGTTTCTGGTCGGCGACCGCCTGAGCCACGCCGACCTGATGACGCTGTACTGCGTCGACGTCGGCGACCGGGTGACGCGCCAGGTCTACGGCTGGTCGCTGATCGAACGCATCGCCGGTCTCGCCGACTGGGGCCGGATGATGAACGCCCGCGCGAGCACCCGGATCGTCGCCGCCGAATTTCTCGAAACCTTTGTTCCCTACCTCGAAGCCAAGCGCGCGGCCTATCGACTCGACGCTGGCGGCGGCCTGTTTGCACCGCCCGTTGCCGTCTGA
- a CDS encoding cytochrome P450, with amino-acid sequence MSYDPLDPAVTTHPYPHYAELRAKEPVKWLESMQGFAVSRFEDILTVLQNADVYSSSQFWPALLGEYDPVPEVPPMISLDPPGHVRIRKLANVAFVPKKIASFPPKIRRIADELIDGILAEHGESGTMDFVWSFSALFPVTVVADVLGVDVERRSEFKHWVDDVLSAGNRAAYGPERLAQIEKSSRALREYFDELYERRKAEPRDDLISSFIQAEVAGEHLSKYEVMNMAILLLIGGVETTTNLLGITLFHLRNRPEVEQKVRANPALIPNLIEEVLRYDTPVQMLFRHTLKPTVLNGVEIPQGSLVLPLLGSANRDERQFAHADEFDIERAPGQTMSFGQGAHFCLGTFLSKMEARIALEALFERFETLRAADGTVQWMDSYFARGPKSLPTHFKARVSEAVHG; translated from the coding sequence ATGAGCTACGATCCGCTCGACCCGGCAGTCACGACTCATCCGTATCCGCACTATGCGGAGCTGCGCGCCAAGGAGCCGGTGAAGTGGCTCGAATCGATGCAAGGCTTCGCCGTATCGAGATTCGAGGACATCCTCACCGTTTTGCAGAACGCCGACGTCTATTCGTCGTCGCAGTTCTGGCCGGCGCTGCTGGGTGAATACGACCCGGTGCCGGAAGTGCCGCCAATGATCTCCCTGGACCCGCCGGGTCATGTGCGCATTCGAAAGCTCGCCAATGTCGCTTTCGTGCCCAAGAAGATCGCGAGTTTTCCACCGAAGATTCGCAGGATCGCGGATGAACTGATCGACGGCATTCTGGCCGAGCATGGCGAGTCCGGAACCATGGATTTCGTCTGGTCGTTCTCGGCGCTGTTCCCGGTGACCGTGGTTGCGGACGTGCTCGGCGTCGACGTCGAGCGTCGCTCCGAGTTCAAGCATTGGGTCGACGACGTGCTGTCCGCCGGCAATCGCGCGGCCTATGGGCCCGAGCGTCTGGCGCAGATCGAAAAGAGTTCCCGCGCTCTGCGCGAATATTTCGACGAGCTGTACGAGCGCCGCAAGGCCGAGCCCAGGGACGATCTGATCAGTTCGTTCATCCAGGCGGAGGTGGCTGGCGAGCACCTGAGCAAGTACGAAGTGATGAACATGGCGATCCTGCTGCTGATCGGCGGTGTGGAAACGACCACCAACCTGCTCGGCATCACCCTGTTCCACCTGCGCAACCGCCCCGAGGTCGAACAGAAGGTTCGCGCCAATCCGGCCTTGATCCCGAATCTCATCGAAGAGGTTCTACGCTACGACACGCCGGTGCAGATGCTGTTCCGGCACACCCTGAAGCCGACGGTGCTCAACGGAGTCGAGATTCCACAGGGCTCTCTGGTGCTACCGCTGTTGGGATCGGCCAATCGCGACGAGCGTCAGTTTGCGCACGCCGACGAGTTCGATATCGAGCGTGCGCCGGGGCAGACGATGTCCTTCGGCCAGGGCGCGCATTTCTGCCTGGGCACCTTCCTGTCGAAGATGGAGGCGCGGATTGCGCTGGAAGCTCTGTTCGAACGATTCGAGACCCTGCGCGCCGCCGACGGGACTGTGCAGTGGATGGACTCCTACTTTGCGCGGGGTCCCAAGTCCTTGCCGACGCATTTCAAGGCCCGGGTCAGCGAGGCGGTTCATGGCTGA
- a CDS encoding SDR family NAD(P)-dependent oxidoreductase codes for MSMIEELFSLKGKTAVVTGGAKGIGAMISVALAGAGAQVITVSRSPASPETIGAGLDASNCRCLKADLSSIESLRQVARDIAELAPELHILVNNAGAFSASDIASVDPDRWDAEMALNVRAPFFLVQQLLPNLVAAARPNDPARVLNIGSIAALWPKSTGAYAYGCSKAALHQLTRTLASDLTSAGVHVNGIAPGFFPTDMTDGLFEAAPGSREATREMVPARRFGNADDIGGMSIAVCSRAGAYLSGAMIPVEGGLWST; via the coding sequence ATGTCGATGATCGAAGAACTGTTTTCGCTGAAGGGCAAGACCGCCGTCGTTACCGGTGGCGCGAAGGGAATCGGTGCGATGATTTCCGTCGCCCTCGCTGGCGCCGGCGCGCAGGTGATTACGGTATCCCGGAGCCCGGCCTCGCCGGAGACCATCGGTGCCGGGCTTGATGCGAGCAATTGCCGGTGCCTGAAGGCCGACCTTTCCAGCATCGAGAGCTTGCGTCAGGTCGCGCGCGACATCGCCGAACTGGCGCCGGAACTCCACATCCTGGTCAACAATGCCGGAGCCTTCAGTGCCAGCGATATCGCCTCGGTGGATCCGGATCGCTGGGATGCGGAAATGGCGCTCAATGTGCGGGCACCGTTTTTTCTCGTGCAGCAACTATTGCCGAACCTCGTTGCCGCTGCCCGTCCTAACGACCCCGCGCGGGTCCTCAACATCGGTTCGATCGCAGCCTTGTGGCCCAAGAGTACCGGCGCCTATGCCTATGGTTGCAGCAAGGCGGCCTTGCACCAGCTGACGCGCACACTCGCCTCCGACCTGACATCGGCGGGTGTTCATGTCAATGGCATTGCCCCGGGTTTTTTTCCGACCGACATGACGGACGGCTTGTTTGAAGCGGCGCCAGGGTCGCGTGAAGCGACCCGAGAAATGGTTCCGGCGCGTCGCTTCGGCAACGCCGACGACATCGGAGGCATGAGCATTGCAGTGTGTTCACGAGCCGGCGCCTACCTATCCGGGGCGATGATTCCCGTCGAAGGCGGCTTGTGGTCGACGTGA